A genomic window from Triticum urartu cultivar G1812 chromosome 7, Tu2.1, whole genome shotgun sequence includes:
- the LOC125523040 gene encoding uncharacterized protein LOC125523040, which translates to MPPPPPPPDSCGVRRAGAMALRSPSSTWRRNLGPPYSPPADSLTPTSQGGSSNGARADVARKTKQEVLLADHLLAKLEKEGVEIDGKITSIIGDGIGRIQADAAREHMNGPKWKRIRRLLAIASAALGFVVGVKYEMNRYQKEFAKSRGQIFWQLKI; encoded by the exons atgccccctcctcctcctcctccggatTCTTGCGGCGTGCGACGTGCCGGTGCCATGGCGCTGCGCTCTCCCTCCAGCACTTGGCGGCGGAATCTGGGACCCCCTTATTCGCCGCCGGCGGACTCTCTGACTCCCACCTCTCAG GGTGGATCCAGCAATGGAGCCAGAGCTGATGTTGCTAGGAAGACGAAGCAGGAGGTCCTGCTAGCTGATCATTTGTTGGCAAAATTAGAAAAGGAGGGAGTGGAGATAGATGGCAAGATAACTAGTATTATTGGTGATGGGATAGGTAGAATCCAAGCTGATGCTGCGAG GGAGCACATGAATGGACCAAAATGGAAGAGGATTAGACGGCTGCTCGCTATTGCATCTGCTGCTCTTGGTTTCGTCGTGGGTGTGAAATATGAAATGAATAGGTACCAAAAGGAATTTGCCAAGAGTAGGGGACAGATCTTTTGGCAGCTTAAAATATAA